The genomic window GGTGGTGTACTGATGGCGGCGGAGCTGAACGTCGAGATGAACTTTGTTGCCGTCGGTGTGCCGGCGCTGGTCGCCGCACTGGCCATTTGTATGGTCGGGCGTGAGCCCCGGCAGGCTCGGGCTGCTGCCGCGGCATCGCTAGCCACCCAGGCGGCCAAGTCATAGACCGGTGCTGAAGGCTGCTGCCAGGCATTGAAAGGAGGCAGATATCAAAAAGCCGCTCCCCAGGGGAGCGGCTTTTTTGTAGCCGGCTGATCCAGAGATCAGGGGCTGAGGGTTTTTTCGCCGCGGGCGATACCCGAAACACCCGAGCGCACCACTTCCATGATGGTGGCGGTGCCCAGTGCGCTGATAAAGGCATCGAGCTTGTCGCTCGCACCGATCAGCTGCACCGTGTAGGTACTGGGTGTCACATCGATGATCTGGCCACGGAAGATATCCGAGGTGCGCTTGATCTCGGCGCGGGCGGCGCCTGAGGCCTTGAGCTTGATCATCATCAGCTCGCGTTCGATGTGCTCGCCTTCGGTCAGATCGACCACCTTCACAACGTCAATCAGCTTGTTCAGGTGCTTGGTGATCTGCTCGATAACACGGTCATCCCCGACGGTGGTGACGGTCAGGCGCGACAGGGTCGCATCGTCCGTCGGCGCCACTGTGAGGGATTCGATGTTGTAATTGCGCTGGGAGAACAGGCCGACCACGCGAGACAGGGCACCCGGTTCGTTTTCCAACAGAACTGAAATGATACGTCTCATGCTCAGGTTCTCTCCGTTTTGGTCAGCCACATGTCGCGCATTGAGCCGCGCGGTACCTGCATGGGGTACACGTGCTCGAATTGATCCACATAGATATCCATAAACACCAGACGATCTTTCATGGCGAAGGCTTCGCGCATGGCGGCTTCAAGGTCGGAATACTTCTCGACCTTCATGCCGACATGGCCATAGGCCTCGGCCAGCTTGACGAAGTCGGGCAGGGACTTCATGTAGGAGTGCGAATGCCGCGATTCGTAGTTCATGTCCTGCCACTGGCGTACCATGCCCAGGGACTGGTTATTCAGGTTGATGATTTTCACCGGCAGGTCGTACTGCTTGCAGGTGGAAAGCTCCTGAATGTTCATCTGGATGCTGCCCTCGCCGGTGACGCAGGCGACGTCGGCATCGGGGAAGTTCATCTGCACGCCCATAGCCGCTGGCAGACCAAAGCCCATGGTGCCCAGACCGCCTGAGTTGATCCAGCGATTGGGCTTGTTGAACTTGTAGTACTGGGCTGCGAACATCTGGTGCTGGCCGACATCGGAACACACATAGGCGTCGCCGTTGGTGACCTTGCTCAACATTTCGATGACCTGCTGCGGCTTCATCTTGTCGGAGTCGTCGGTGCGGTAGCGACCGCCGTGGCGCGTGCGCCATTCGTCGATCTGTTCCCACCAGGTCTTGAGCGCCGCCGCATCGGGCTGCTTCTTGGACGCGGCCACCAGTTCGATCATTTCCGCCAGAACCGCCTGAGCCGGGCCCACGATGGGGATATCGGCCTTGACGGTCTTGGAAATGGACGCAGGGTCAATATCGATATGGATAATTTTGGCGGTGGGGCAGAACTTGTCCAGACCGTTGGTAACTCGGTCGTCAAAGCGCGCGCCTACGGCCAGAATCAGGTCCGAATGGTGCATCGTCATGTTGGCTTCGTAGCTGCCGTGCATGCCGAGCATGCCGATAAACTGACGATCCGTACCCGGGAAGCCACCCAGCCCCATCAGGGTATTGGTGACCGGGTAGTTGAGCATGCGCGCCAGCTGAAGCAGCTCGGCACTGGCATTGCCCATGATGACGCCGCCGCCGGTGTAGAGCACCGGGCGTTTGGCCGCCAGCAGCAGATCGGTCGCTTTCTTGATCTGGCCGCTGTGACCGCGGGTGACCGGGCTGTAAGAGCGCAGCTTGACGGTTTTGGGGTGTTCGTATTCATAGCGTTCGGTCGGCGACGTCATATCCTTGGGGATATCCACGACCACAGGCCCCGGACGACCGGTCTGGGCAATGTGGAACGCCTTCTTGATAATGGCCGGAATATCTTCCGCCCGGGACACGCTGAAGCTGTGTTTCACTATAGGACGGGAAATACCCATCATATCGGTTTCCTGAAACGCATCTTCACCGATCAGGTGACTCATGACCTGACCGGTGATCACCACCATGGGGATCGAGTCCATATAGGCTGTCGCAATGCCGGTAACGGCATTGGTCGCGCCTGGGCCTGATGTGACCAGCGCCACGCCGGCCTTGCCGGTCGCGCGCGCATAGGCATCGGCCATGTGCGTTGCCGCCTGTTCATGGCGCACTAGTATATGTTGCACATCTTCCTGACGGAAAAGGGCATCGTAGACGTGCAGCAAGGCACCGCCCGGATAGCCATAGATGTACTTCACACCCTCGTCATGAAGGGCACGAACAACCATTTCTGCGCCTGATAATAATTCCACAGTATTCACCCTCTGGTGCACCAGTTCCCGGCAAGGAAAAGGCGCGTAACAGTTTTTGTTTCTGCAACGTTGAACATGACCCACCCACTTAAGCGACGTTGGTGCTTTGGTGGTAAAAATCTCAACCATTCCAGGGCAGAGACGTGGCGGCTCAGGTTCGGGTGCTTACCGGTGCTGAGGGTTGCCCAGCCGGCAGACCAGCGGGAGACGATACTGGAGATCGACTCGCCAGAGCTTCGGGGTTACCTACGCGCTCAAGGCCTCTAAAATCGAGCTGCACATTCTCTCACCGGGTCAGGTTTCGATCAACCGATGGCGGCTGAATCGACCCAAAAAGCCGGCCTTGGCGGCGATTTGCATGCATTTAGGCCATAAAATTGCAGAAATCGGTGCCGTTTCCCCGGCCTGGCGGTTATGCACCCTTGATCCTTGCGGGCATGGCGGGGTTGCCGATGGGGCTGAGGATCTGCCAAAAGACGCTGCTAAAGGCCGTATCATCGCTCGCTACAACGGCTGCAAAGGCGTCTGAAAACAGGTTATAGTGCGGGAAAATGTCTAGCGGAGTCGCACCATGAATGTGTCTGAAATCAAAAACAAGGATCGGGTGATTAACGAGCTGCTGCTGTTTATCCGCAAGGTGCTGGTTGAGCCCGATATCAACACCAAGGCGCTGGATATTGCCCGCAAACACATCAACGAGAAAAACGCTGATGTGCTGATTGCCGATGAGCTGTCCGCCACCACCAACGTCAAGATCCCGGTTGAGCACAGCGATGCGGACAAGCTGTTCCTCAAGCTGCTGCGTGATGTGGTACGCGACGAAAAAGCGCTGTACTAACTTAAAGCGTGATGCGTAATTGGTGATTCGTGATTCGTGATTCGTAGAGCACCGATCACTCCGGTTTCACGACTTACCAATTACGATTCACCAATTACCAGAGACCTCCCCTGACTACCGTATGAGCTGCGCCCCGCAGCGAAGCTTTCGAGGTGCTTAGAGCTTTCAGCTGTCAGCTTACGGCTGAAAGCTGCCTGTTTACCAATTACCAATTACCAATTACCAATTACCAATTACCAATTACGATTCACCAATTACCAGAGGTCTCGGTAGGCGCCTCAATAGCCTCGCATTCCCCCACGCACTGCAGTAGCCAGTGGCGAAACTGCTCCACGCCTGGCTTGCGCCGCATGGGCTCCTGGGGCTCCAGCATGTAAAAGCGGGCGGTGGTGTTCAGCTCCATCGCTACGGGCCTCACCAGCAGGCCGCTTTGCAGATAATCAGCCACCAGCTGCTCCCACCCCAGGGCTATGCCCTGTCCATTCAGTGCGGCCTGCACCAGCATGGCGTAGTTGTTCAGGTTCAGACGGCGACGCGGTTCCTGCGGTGCAATACCCGCGGCGCTGAACCACTGACTCCAGTTGAGCCAGTCTTCCCCTGAATCCAGCCACAGCTGGGTGGTACCCAGAATATCTTCAGTGCTCTGCCCTTCGGCTTCGGCGCCGCTAGTGCGATTGCGTTCCAGAAAGGCCGGGCTGCAAACGGGGAACACCTTTTCGCTGAACAGCGGTGTCGCCACCAGCCCCGCCGGCGGTGTGCGGCAATAGAAGAGCGCGACATCAAATTCGGAGCTGCGCAGCCCCAGCAGGGAATCGGTGGCCAGGATGCGCACGTCTATATCGGGGTGCAGATCCTGGAATTCCGGCAGCCGTGGCAGCAACCAGAGCGAGGCCATGGCATTGGAGGTGACCACGGTGAGCTGCTGGTTACCCTGCCACTGGACTATGGCGCCGGTGGCGCTGGAGATCAGCAGCAGGGACTGCTGCACGCTGTCGTAGTATTCGGCGCCTGTCTGGGTGAGGCTCAGCTGGCGCTTGTCCCGCACGAAGAGGCTGCGTCCGAGGTATTCCTCCAGATGGCGGATCTGGCGGCTGACGGCACCCTGGGTCACACTCAGTTCAAGCGCGGCCTGGGTAAAGCTCAAATGCCGGGCGGCGGATTCGAACGCAACCAGGCTGTTCAGTGGCGGTAAGGGCTTGATCTTCAACCAGGGCTCTCCTTTTCTTATTTTCGTGGCGGCTAATCGGCTGCCAGGGTTGAGTGCCCGTCGTGCCTGGCGCCTTGCCGGCAGTGTAGCAGTCAGGTTGTTTAGACAGGCGCCCAAGATTATACCCCCTGCAAACAAAAACACCGGCGTTCGCGCAGGGCGAAGGCCGGTGTGGTCAGCGGTTCATGGAATCAGCGCTCGCCGCTGGCGCGCAACATGGCGGGCTGGGCTGCGTCGATCGGAGTCGCAGCATGGCTCTGGGTGTTGCTGTGCAGAGCCTGGGGCCTGTTGCTGCCCCGCTGTGGCCCGAGGGGAATAGGCAGCAGGCCGGCTTCCGCGCGCAGCGCCTTCATCAGGCTGACGGACATCAGCAGGGTCAGCACTGCAATCGGCAGGCCTGCAACGATGGAGGCGGTCTGCACGGCTTTCAGGCCGCCGGCGTAGAGCAGACCTCCGGCGATAAAGGCCTGCATGGCGCCCCAGATAATACGTAGCGCAAGCGGTGGCTCCATACTGCCCCTTGTACTTAGGGTACAGAGCACCAGGGTGCCGGAGTCCGCCGAGGTGATGAAGTAGGTGGCCAGCAGCAGGGTCACCAGTATCATCAGACCCTGGCCCAGGCTGCCGGAATCAAGCTTCTCGAACAGGGTAAAGATCGCCGAGGTGGTTTCGGCCTTGGTGGCCAGCAGGATCTCGCCGCCGTTGAATTCAGCGGCTTCGCCGCTCAAGCTGCCGGCTTCAACCAGTTCCTGGTGGGCGACGCGGTCCTGCTGTTCCATTTTCAGCGCCGAGCCGCCAAATACCGACATCCAGATAAAGGTCACCAGGGTGGGCACCAGCAGGGCGCCGACGATCAGTTCGCGGATGGTGCGGCCACGGGAGATGCGGGCGATGAACATGCCGACAAAGGGTGACCAGGTCATCCACCAGGGCCAGTAAAAGGCGGTCCACCAGTTCTGCCAGCCCGAATCCGCCTGGGCGTCGCTCCAGGTGCTCAGCGTAATCAGGTTGCTGGCGTAGTCGCCGGTGCTTTCGATAAAGGTGTGCAGAATATAGCGGGTGGGGCCTATCAGCAGCACGGCGATCACCAGGACGATCGACAGCAGCATGTTCCATTCGGACAGCAGGCGGATGCCGCGGCCGACACCGGAGACCACCGACAGAATCGCCAGGAAGCTGATGGCGGCAATCATGATCAGCTGATTGCCGATGCTGATATCCATGCCGAAGACGTTGTTGAGGCCGGTATTCATCTGGATGACGCCCAGCCCCAGAGACTGGGACACGCCAAAGGCGGTGATCGCCACGGTGAGGATATCCACCGCATGGCCGATGGGGCCATAGATGCGATCGCCGATCAGCGGGTAGAGCACCGAGCGCATGGTCAGCGGCAGGCCCTTGCGATAGGCAAAATAGGCCATGGTCAGGGCGACGATAATAAAGATGGCCCAGGGATGCAGACCCCAGTGGAAGAAGGTAATGCGCATGGCGGTGGCGGCGGCCTCATCGCTGAGACCCGCGGCGGCAAAAGGGTTGCCGGCGTAGTGCCACATGGGTTCTGCCACGGACCAGAAGATCAGGCCAATGCCCATGCCGCCGCTGAACAGCATGGCGAGCCAGGAGCGGTAGCTGAATTCGGGTCTTTCATCGTCCCGGCCGAGGCGGATATTGCCGTAGCGACTGAACATCAGATAGATCAGCAGCCCGAGCACACCGGTGACGACGCTCAGGTAGAACCATTTGAAGTTGTTGAGAATGTTGTCGGATACTTGCTGGAAGAAGGCGCCTGCCGCTTCGGCCTGCAGACCGCAATAAATAACGAAACCAATCACCACCATCATGGAAATGAGGGTGACGATCGGGTCCACGCCTCGCACAAGTCCGCTGTCGGATCTCATCGCTTTGTCCACCTTGCTTATTATATAAAGTCATGCCTGCCGCTCGATTGCAGAGCCGGATGCGGGCCGTGAAGAGTGCCGCCTGTAAGGCTGCTACGAACCGGAATTCGCGATGGCGCCATCTTGTGCAAAAGCTTGATCCAGATCAAACGACTTTTTCACCCCCAGCTAATGAGTTTTTGTAATGACACTGTGAGATTCGCTGAGGCAGTGGCACAGCATTGCCGCCAGCATTCAGTGCTGCAGCAGCCGGCATGGCTGGCCTGCAGGGGCAGGGGATGGTCAAAAAACGAACAGTCATGTTTGTCTCAGCAGCATCAACGCAAGCCGCAGCCCTGAACCAGGACATTACCTTTTATCATGCTTTCTGTGCTGCCCCCAGTGGTGAGCGCGGCGGCTGTCTGCGACCTTTGAGGTCGGACTCCAGCCTGTTAAACCCTCATAAATCGCCCCGTTCTTCCCTATGTCCCTGTGCGCCTAAGGGAAATTTCCTCGTAAACTCAGGTGCTTGCAGACTTGTGAGTTTTTATCATGACCCCGGGGCTGAAAAGTCGTTTGTCCGGGCGATTTTGTATTCAGTACTATGCGTTCAAACAGAGTCTCGACGGTGACATCGCCAGTGGCATGTACTTGTCGGTCTATAAGAGAAACCAGCAGCCTTCCCAAGTGCAGGCCGTGTGTGGAGATAAGCGCGATGACAATCAAGTCTCAGATGATTCCGATGGCAACCCTGGACAGCGTGCGCAAGCCGATTGCCGATGCCTCTGGCATGCCCAATGCCGTCTATGACGATCCCGCCTTCTTTGAGTTTGAACGTGAAGAAGTACTTGGCAAGACCTGGGCCGCCATCGGCTACACCAGCGACCTGCCGCGTAACGGCTTTGCCAAGCCGGTGGACTTCATGGGCCTGCCGCTGGCTATCATGCGCAACCGCGACGGCGAGTTCAATGTCTTCCACAACGTCTGCAGCCACCGCGGCATGATTCTGCTGAGCGAGGAAACCGAAGTTGAAGGCATGGTGCGCTGCCCGTACCATTCCTGGACCTACGACCTGAATGGCAACCTCAAGGGTACTCCACACATCGGCGGCGTCGGCGTTCACAAGGCCGAAGGCTTTGTGTGTGAAAAGCACGGCCTGCGCACTGTGCGCTCCCACGTCTGGATGGGGATGGTGTTTATTAACCTGTCCGGTGATGCGCAGTCCTTCGACGACTTTATCGCACCGCTGACCCAGCGCTGGAGCGAGTTCTGCGGTACGGATGGCTGGAATAACCTGCACATCGCCCAGACCGGCAGCCAGATGCAGCTGGAAGTGAACTGCAACTACAAGCTGGCTATCGAGAACTACTGCGAAGCCTACCACCTGCCCTGGGTACACCCGAGCCTGAACACTTACTCGCCGCTGGATCAGCACTACAACCTGGTGGTTAGCGAAGGCATGTCCGGGCAGGGCAGCTACACCTACAATCTGTCCGATGTCGCCGGCACCCACTTGCCACGCTTTGCCGACTGGCCGCAGGACAAGCTGCGTCAGGCTGAATATGTGTCCCTGTACCCCAACGTACTGCTGGGCATTCAGGCCGACCACTTCTTCACCATCATTCTGGAGCCGCGTGCCCATAACCGCACGCTGGAAAATCTGCGCCTGTTCTACGTCGGCGAAGAAGCCTGCGGCGATGAATTCTCCGCCTGCCGCCAGGCCGTGCTGGAAGCCTGGAAAGTGGTCTTCGGTGAAGACGTTTTCGCGGTCGAAGGCATGCAGGCCGGTCGCAAGTCGCCGGGCTACGCCGGTGGCGTCTTCTCGCCGGTACTGGACGGACCAACCCACCATTTCCACACCTGGGTTGCCAACAAGTACGCCGAATCAGCCCAGGGCTGATTCTACCCTCGAGCACCTGAAGCCGGTCGCCGGGTTGTTAAACCTGCGCGGCTGGCCTCATTTCAGGGCTTCTTCTGCCACAAGACTCACGGGTAGCTTTCCCATGCTGAATTGCAACACCAACCACTGGCTCAACTTTATCGCCGGCGACTGGGTCGACAGCGATAGCTCCATTGAAGTGCGCGATCCGTCCACCAATGAAGTTTTCGCCACCATCGCCAGCGCCAGCCTGGATGACGCCGAGCGCGCCATTGCCGCGGCGCGTGAATGCGTGCGCGAGGGTCGCCTGACCCGGCAGCGTCCGGCGCAGCGGGCCGAGCTGATGTACCGCATTGGCGCCGAGATTCGCGCCCTGGTGGACGACGCCGCGGTACTGGCATCGCGTGAGAACGGCAAGTCGATCAACGATGCCCGCGACGAAGTCAGCGAAGCGGCGCGGTATTTCGAATACTACGCCGGCATGGCGGACAAGATCGAAGGCAAGTCCATCCCGCTGGGTGAAGACTATGTCGATTTCACCAGCTATGAACCCCAGGGTATCTCGGTGCAGATCGTGCCCTGGAACTTCCCGGTGTCCATCTGTGCCCGCTCCCTGGCACCGGCGCTGGCGGCCGGCAACGCCGTTATCGTCAAGTCCCCCGAGCTGTCGCCGCTGGCGATTACCGTGCTGGCCACGGCCTGCGAACGGGCGGGGCTCCCGAAAGGCGCGCTGAGCATTCTGGCGGGTCCCGGGCGTGAAATCGGTGCCGCCCTGGTGGCGCACAAGGAAACCAATCAGATCGTATTCACCGGCTCAGTACCGACCGGCCGCGCCATCATGCGTTCGGCGGCTGAAAACGCCGTGCCCTGCGTGATGGAACTCGGTGGCAAGTCCGCGGCTGTAGTGTTCCCGGATGCGGACCTGGATCAGCTGGTCAGCAGCGTGCGCTGGGGCATCTTCTTCAATGCAGGCCAGGTGTGCTCGGCCATGTCCCGCCTGCTGGTGCAGCGTGATATCTATGATGAGGTGGTGGCGCGCGTAGCAGAGCTGGCCTCCAGCCTGAGCATCGGCGCCGGCAAGGACAATCCGGACGTGACGCCGGTGGTTTCCATGGGCCAGCGTGACGGCATTCTGGAGATCTGCCAGCAGGCGATCGAAGACGGTGCCCGCCTGGTGTGCGGCGGCGCGGCGGCGGCCGGCCTGCCCGGCGCCTTCGTACAGCCGACGGTATTTGCCGATGTGACCACCGACATGCGTCTGTTCGGCGACGAAGTCTTCGGCCCGGTGGTGGCGATCACCCCCTTTGATACCGAAGAGGAAGCCTACGCACTGGCCAACAACACCGACTACGGCCTGGTCGCCGGCGTCTTTACCCAGGACATCAGCCGCGCCCTGCGTGCCTCCCGTGCGCTGGAGGCCGGACAGGTGTTCGTCAACGAGTGGTTTGCCGGTGGCATAGAGACGCCCTTTGGTGGCAATGGCCTGTCGGGCTATGGTCGCGAGAAAGGCCAGGAAGCGCTGTACAGCTATGTACGTACCAAGAACGTGGCGATTCGCGTCGCCCGTTAATAATAAAAGGCGCCTGCTGGGGCCGGTGCATTGCATCCGGTTCCACAGGCACCGGACCTGCAGCTTGTTAATGCCGCGGGCGAACAAGAGGACTGAAAAATGAAAAAGTGGCTGTGCATCATCTGTGGACTGATCTACGACGAATCCAAGGGCTGGCCCTCGGACGGCATTCTGGCCGGTACCCGCTGGGAAGACGTGCCAGAAGACTGGATATGCCCGGATTGCGGCGTCGGCAAGGCGGATTTCGAGATGATCGAAATTACGGCGAACGCGAAACCGGCGGATGCGGTTGCGGCTGCGGTTATCAGCAATGAGCCGCCGGTGGTGATTATCGGCAGCGGCTACGCCGGCTACGGCATGGCCGAGGCGCTGCGCCAGCGCAGCCCGGAAAAACCGATAGTGCTGTTCACCACCGATGATGGCCACCACTACTCCAAGCCTGCGCTGTCCAACGCGCTGGCACGTGAAAAATCGGCGACGGATCTGGTCAGCGAAACACCGCTGCAGATCGAGGCGCGGCTGAATATCCGCATTTATACGCGCTGCCGCGTTAAGAGTATTGATGTACAGCAACACCTGCTGCAAACCGATATGGGTGAGTTGCAGTACAGCAAGCTGGTACTGGCCCTGGGTGCCGAGCCGATTCGTTTGCCCATTCCGGGTACGGGTGCGGCTGATGTACTGAGCGTCAATGACCTGCTGGATTACCGCCTGATGCGCGACCAGCTGGACGGTTGCAAGCGTGTCACCATCATCGGCAACGGCCTGATTGGCTGCGAGTTTGCCAATGATCTGGCCGGTGCCGGTTACAGCGTTGATGTGGTGGGTCTCACCGCCTGGCCGATGGATCGGCTGATGCCGCAGGCCCTGGGCGAGCAGCTGCAACAGAGGCTGTCGGCACAGGGTGTGAACTGGTATCTGGAAAATACCGTTGAGCGCATCGAGCGCGGGGGTGACAGTTATCGCCTGCAGTTGCGCGATGGTACCGAACTTGAGTCTGACCTGGTGATTTCGGCGGTGGGGCTGCGTCCGCGCATGGCGCTGGCGGAAGCGGCCGGCATCAAGGTTAACCGCGGCATCGTTATCAATGGCGGTATGCGCACCAGTGCGCCGGACATCTTTGCCCTGGGTGACTGTGCCGAGATCAATGGCCAGCTGCTGCCCTATATAGCACCGATCAACTACGGCATGCGGGCCCTGGCGGACACCCTGCTGGGGCGCCCGACCATGGCACAGTATCCGCTGATGCCGGTGATCGTGAAGACGCCCGCCCTGCCCCTGACGCTGCTGCCACCGGCGGCGGATATCGAGGGTGAATGGCAGGTGGAAACGCTGGAGAGCGGCATGCGTGCCTTCTTCGTACAGGCCTGCGGCACCCTGCGCGGCTTCGTGCTGGCGGGTGATCAGACCACAGAGCGCCAGCAGTGGCTGGATCGCTGCGGTCAGCTGCTGGAGTCGTCCGTCGCCTGATAGCTATTCCGAGGCCCCGGGGCTGACCCGGGGTCCGAACATGAGTCGTAAGTAGTCCTTTGCCCGCCCTGTGCGGGCTTTTTTTGGTTCTCTTGATGCTGGAGCGAGATTTCGCAGGATGCAGGATGGGTTGCACCGCCTTTAATCCCGGCAGGAGCCGGTTACGCGAGCCGTCGCGGCGGATTCACCCATACTGCCGTATCGATTTTTACCGCTGATCAGTCCTGCAGGCGGGGGTCTATCTTGGTCAATTCTGCCGGCACCTGGTGCTTGTAGTGCTGGTAGCGGTTGAGGCGTTTTTCCAGCAGCCGGAAACAGCCGATAAAGACACCGCTGATCAGCAGGTAGATGACGCCGGCGGCGAGGAAGATCTCCAGCGGCGTATAGGTACGGGCGATGATGGTGCGGGCCATGCCGGTGAGATCAAGCAGCGTGATGGTGGAGGCCAGGGAGCTGCCCTTGAGCATCAGGATGAGCTCGTTGCCATAGGCTGGCAGTACTATGCCAAAGGCTCGCGGCAGCACTATGCGGCGTACCTGCAGCGGCCTGCTCATGCCCAGAGCCTCGGCGGCTTCGATTTCGCCCTTTGGAATGGCCTGAATGGCGCCGCGAATCAGCTCTGCGCTGTAGGCCGCGGTGTTCATCGAGAAGGCGATGATGGCGCACCAGTAAGGCTGCTTCAGCACTTCCCAGAACACGGACTGCTTGACGGCTTCAAACTGCGAGGCGCCGTAGTAAATCAGGAAGATCTGCACCAGCAGGGGCGTGCCACGGAAAAAGAAAATATAGGCAAAGGGAAAGGCTCGCACCCAGGGGCTGCGTGATACCCGCATCAGCGCCAGCGGCACCGCCAGGGCAATACCGATCAGACCCGAGATGGCCACCAGTTCCAGCGTCAGCCAGGTGCCTTCCAGCAGTCTGGGCAGGTATTTCAGTATGACGCTCCAGTCCCAGCTCATCGGGGAACCTCTTGCATGTTAAGGCGGGCGGAAGGCTGATTCATGCGCGAGATCCGCGGGACACGGGATTGCTGGCGCGCTCCATCAGCATGGTGGAGGCGGTGGCGATGGCGGTGAGGCCCAGGTAAATAAAGGCCGCTGCCATATAGAAGGTGAATGGCTCCTTGGTCGAACCGGAGGCGACATAGGCCTGGCGCATCAGCTCATCGAGGCCAACGACCGACACCAGCGCGGTGTCCTTGAGCAGTACCTGGAACAGGTTGCCAAGGCCCGGCAACGCCAGGCGCCAGACCTGGGGCAGGATAATGCGAAAGAAGGTCTGGGGGCGCGACATGCCCAGGGCGTAGGCCGATTCCCACTGCCCCTTGGGCAGTTCTATCAGGGCGGCGCGGAAGACCTCGGTGGCATA from Marinobacterium aestuarii includes these protein-coding regions:
- the ilvN gene encoding acetolactate synthase small subunit encodes the protein MRRIISVLLENEPGALSRVVGLFSQRNYNIESLTVAPTDDATLSRLTVTTVGDDRVIEQITKHLNKLIDVVKVVDLTEGEHIERELMMIKLKASGAARAEIKRTSDIFRGQIIDVTPSTYTVQLIGASDKLDAFISALGTATIMEVVRSGVSGIARGEKTLSP
- a CDS encoding acetolactate synthase 3 large subunit, with amino-acid sequence MELLSGAEMVVRALHDEGVKYIYGYPGGALLHVYDALFRQEDVQHILVRHEQAATHMADAYARATGKAGVALVTSGPGATNAVTGIATAYMDSIPMVVITGQVMSHLIGEDAFQETDMMGISRPIVKHSFSVSRAEDIPAIIKKAFHIAQTGRPGPVVVDIPKDMTSPTERYEYEHPKTVKLRSYSPVTRGHSGQIKKATDLLLAAKRPVLYTGGGVIMGNASAELLQLARMLNYPVTNTLMGLGGFPGTDRQFIGMLGMHGSYEANMTMHHSDLILAVGARFDDRVTNGLDKFCPTAKIIHIDIDPASISKTVKADIPIVGPAQAVLAEMIELVAASKKQPDAAALKTWWEQIDEWRTRHGGRYRTDDSDKMKPQQVIEMLSKVTNGDAYVCSDVGQHQMFAAQYYKFNKPNRWINSGGLGTMGFGLPAAMGVQMNFPDADVACVTGEGSIQMNIQELSTCKQYDLPVKIINLNNQSLGMVRQWQDMNYESRHSHSYMKSLPDFVKLAEAYGHVGMKVEKYSDLEAAMREAFAMKDRLVFMDIYVDQFEHVYPMQVPRGSMRDMWLTKTERT
- a CDS encoding LysR substrate-binding domain-containing protein; amino-acid sequence: MKIKPLPPLNSLVAFESAARHLSFTQAALELSVTQGAVSRQIRHLEEYLGRSLFVRDKRQLSLTQTGAEYYDSVQQSLLLISSATGAIVQWQGNQQLTVVTSNAMASLWLLPRLPEFQDLHPDIDVRILATDSLLGLRSSEFDVALFYCRTPPAGLVATPLFSEKVFPVCSPAFLERNRTSGAEAEGQSTEDILGTTQLWLDSGEDWLNWSQWFSAAGIAPQEPRRRLNLNNYAMLVQAALNGQGIALGWEQLVADYLQSGLLVRPVAMELNTTARFYMLEPQEPMRRKPGVEQFRHWLLQCVGECEAIEAPTETSGNW
- a CDS encoding BCCT family transporter, encoding MRSDSGLVRGVDPIVTLISMMVVIGFVIYCGLQAEAAGAFFQQVSDNILNNFKWFYLSVVTGVLGLLIYLMFSRYGNIRLGRDDERPEFSYRSWLAMLFSGGMGIGLIFWSVAEPMWHYAGNPFAAAGLSDEAAATAMRITFFHWGLHPWAIFIIVALTMAYFAYRKGLPLTMRSVLYPLIGDRIYGPIGHAVDILTVAITAFGVSQSLGLGVIQMNTGLNNVFGMDISIGNQLIMIAAISFLAILSVVSGVGRGIRLLSEWNMLLSIVLVIAVLLIGPTRYILHTFIESTGDYASNLITLSTWSDAQADSGWQNWWTAFYWPWWMTWSPFVGMFIARISRGRTIRELIVGALLVPTLVTFIWMSVFGGSALKMEQQDRVAHQELVEAGSLSGEAAEFNGGEILLATKAETTSAIFTLFEKLDSGSLGQGLMILVTLLLATYFITSADSGTLVLCTLSTRGSMEPPLALRIIWGAMQAFIAGGLLYAGGLKAVQTASIVAGLPIAVLTLLMSVSLMKALRAEAGLLPIPLGPQRGSNRPQALHSNTQSHAATPIDAAQPAMLRASGER
- a CDS encoding aromatic ring-hydroxylating oxygenase subunit alpha, yielding MTIKSQMIPMATLDSVRKPIADASGMPNAVYDDPAFFEFEREEVLGKTWAAIGYTSDLPRNGFAKPVDFMGLPLAIMRNRDGEFNVFHNVCSHRGMILLSEETEVEGMVRCPYHSWTYDLNGNLKGTPHIGGVGVHKAEGFVCEKHGLRTVRSHVWMGMVFINLSGDAQSFDDFIAPLTQRWSEFCGTDGWNNLHIAQTGSQMQLEVNCNYKLAIENYCEAYHLPWVHPSLNTYSPLDQHYNLVVSEGMSGQGSYTYNLSDVAGTHLPRFADWPQDKLRQAEYVSLYPNVLLGIQADHFFTIILEPRAHNRTLENLRLFYVGEEACGDEFSACRQAVLEAWKVVFGEDVFAVEGMQAGRKSPGYAGGVFSPVLDGPTHHFHTWVANKYAESAQG
- a CDS encoding aldehyde dehydrogenase family protein, with protein sequence MLNCNTNHWLNFIAGDWVDSDSSIEVRDPSTNEVFATIASASLDDAERAIAAARECVREGRLTRQRPAQRAELMYRIGAEIRALVDDAAVLASRENGKSINDARDEVSEAARYFEYYAGMADKIEGKSIPLGEDYVDFTSYEPQGISVQIVPWNFPVSICARSLAPALAAGNAVIVKSPELSPLAITVLATACERAGLPKGALSILAGPGREIGAALVAHKETNQIVFTGSVPTGRAIMRSAAENAVPCVMELGGKSAAVVFPDADLDQLVSSVRWGIFFNAGQVCSAMSRLLVQRDIYDEVVARVAELASSLSIGAGKDNPDVTPVVSMGQRDGILEICQQAIEDGARLVCGGAAAAGLPGAFVQPTVFADVTTDMRLFGDEVFGPVVAITPFDTEEEAYALANNTDYGLVAGVFTQDISRALRASRALEAGQVFVNEWFAGGIETPFGGNGLSGYGREKGQEALYSYVRTKNVAIRVAR
- a CDS encoding FAD-dependent oxidoreductase codes for the protein MKKWLCIICGLIYDESKGWPSDGILAGTRWEDVPEDWICPDCGVGKADFEMIEITANAKPADAVAAAVISNEPPVVIIGSGYAGYGMAEALRQRSPEKPIVLFTTDDGHHYSKPALSNALAREKSATDLVSETPLQIEARLNIRIYTRCRVKSIDVQQHLLQTDMGELQYSKLVLALGAEPIRLPIPGTGAADVLSVNDLLDYRLMRDQLDGCKRVTIIGNGLIGCEFANDLAGAGYSVDVVGLTAWPMDRLMPQALGEQLQQRLSAQGVNWYLENTVERIERGGDSYRLQLRDGTELESDLVISAVGLRPRMALAEAAGIKVNRGIVINGGMRTSAPDIFALGDCAEINGQLLPYIAPINYGMRALADTLLGRPTMAQYPLMPVIVKTPALPLTLLPPAADIEGEWQVETLESGMRAFFVQACGTLRGFVLAGDQTTERQQWLDRCGQLLESSVA